One genomic region from Salinicola endophyticus encodes:
- a CDS encoding helix-turn-helix transcriptional regulator — protein sequence MGARLARAVRVTPKAASKWINGEARPSHAKKIALARWLGVSEAWLDYGQGRMLRDDDEREAAYPRPPGNTLRVAEPSPVRAAQTLSLIEAAVQAGELEDADLLLLEQLVQRLRRTGQNAAEPRDDADA from the coding sequence ATGGGCGCTCGCCTAGCCCGAGCCGTGCGCGTCACGCCCAAGGCGGCGAGCAAATGGATCAACGGCGAAGCGCGCCCAAGCCACGCCAAGAAGATCGCACTGGCACGCTGGCTGGGGGTAAGCGAAGCCTGGCTGGACTACGGCCAGGGCCGTATGCTGCGCGATGACGACGAGCGCGAGGCAGCCTATCCACGCCCCCCCGGCAACACGCTGCGCGTCGCCGAGCCGTCGCCGGTGCGCGCCGCGCAGACGCTGTCGCTGATCGAAGCGGCAGTGCAGGCCGGCGAGCTGGAAGACGCTGATCTGCTGCTGCTGGAGCAACTGGTACAGCGCCTGCGGCGCACCGGCCAGAACGCCGCTGAGCCGCGGGACGACGCCGACGCCTGA
- a CDS encoding aspartate/glutamate racemase family protein has translation MKTIGVLGGMSWESTQSYYRLLNEGVRQRLGGHHSARIALVSVDFAEIEALQRSGQWEEAGQRLATAAGQVEAAGAECLLLATNTMHKVAPAIEAALNMPLLHIADATGERLAADGIEQVGLLGTRFTMEQPFYRERLSERYGIDCLIPDEEEREVIHRIIFEELVQGVVNDDSRERYREIVANLHARGAHAIILGCTEIALLLRPRDSALPLYDTTALHVEMGLAFALGDR, from the coding sequence ATGAAGACGATCGGCGTACTCGGCGGCATGAGCTGGGAATCGACCCAAAGCTACTACCGCCTGCTCAATGAAGGCGTGCGTCAGCGCCTGGGCGGGCACCATTCGGCCAGGATCGCGCTGGTGAGCGTCGACTTCGCCGAGATCGAAGCGCTCCAGCGCAGCGGCCAGTGGGAAGAAGCGGGGCAACGGCTCGCCACAGCGGCAGGGCAAGTGGAAGCCGCCGGCGCCGAGTGCCTGCTGCTGGCCACCAACACCATGCACAAGGTCGCCCCGGCGATCGAGGCGGCACTGAACATGCCGCTGCTGCACATTGCCGACGCCACCGGCGAACGCCTCGCGGCGGACGGCATCGAGCAGGTCGGGCTACTGGGTACGCGCTTCACCATGGAACAGCCCTTCTACCGGGAACGCCTCAGCGAACGCTACGGCATCGACTGCCTGATCCCCGACGAGGAAGAACGCGAGGTTATCCACCGCATCATCTTCGAGGAGCTGGTACAGGGCGTCGTGAACGACGACTCCCGCGAGCGCTACCGCGAGATCGTCGCCAATCTGCACGCTCGCGGCGCCCACGCGATCATTCTCGGCTGCACCGAAATCGCCCTGCTGCTGCGCCCGCGGGACAGCGCCCTGCCGCTCTATGACACCACGGCACTGCACGTGGAGATGGGGCTGGCCTTCGCGCTCGGCGATCGCTGA
- a CDS encoding S1-like domain-containing RNA-binding protein, whose translation MSSPPPAAGPSAEPHANVGEVAYLRVSRVTDIGAFLNWGRPKELLLPFGEQRFRPDEGKRVLVMIYVDDRMRPVASMKLDRFLQDESEGLAAGDAVWLTIADLTDLGAKAVVNHRFWGLLYHDDISRPLRRGDSVQGYVKRVREDGRLDLSLLPPGAARLDVVGEKILAELARHDGFLALGDKSPAETIKARLGVSKNAFKQAIGRLYKQRRIVIEDDGIRLRADAE comes from the coding sequence ATGTCTTCACCCCCCCCCGCTGCTGGCCCGAGCGCCGAGCCCCACGCCAATGTGGGCGAGGTCGCCTATCTCCGCGTGTCGCGGGTGACGGATATCGGTGCCTTCCTGAACTGGGGCCGGCCCAAGGAGCTCTTGCTGCCGTTCGGCGAGCAGCGCTTCCGACCCGACGAGGGCAAGCGCGTGCTGGTGATGATCTACGTCGACGATCGCATGCGGCCGGTGGCGAGCATGAAGCTCGACCGCTTTCTGCAGGACGAGTCCGAAGGGCTGGCCGCCGGCGACGCTGTGTGGCTGACCATCGCCGATCTCACCGATCTGGGCGCCAAGGCGGTGGTCAATCACCGCTTCTGGGGCCTGCTCTATCACGATGACATCAGCCGCCCGCTGCGCCGGGGCGATAGTGTCCAGGGCTACGTGAAGCGGGTGCGCGAGGATGGCCGGCTCGATCTCTCGCTGCTGCCGCCGGGAGCGGCGCGGCTCGACGTGGTGGGCGAGAAGATCCTCGCCGAACTGGCTCGCCATGACGGTTTTCTGGCGCTCGGTGACAAGAGCCCGGCGGAGACGATCAAGGCCCGCCTCGGCGTCAGCAAGAACGCCTTCAAGCAGGCCATCGGCCGGCTCTACAAGCAGCGCCGGATCGTGATCGAAGACGACGGCATCCGCCTGCGCGCGGACGCCGAGTGA